The Acidobacteriota bacterium genome contains the following window.
AGAGGCCGCTTCTCGTACCCTGGAGGAGCCCACCGGAGCGAGGATAAAGGGTTTGATAAAGAAGATCGTCACTGATACCCTGCTTGATGGCCAGCTCAACGAATGTCCCCTTACTTTTGTGGATCTTGAGAGGGCTTCTCAGGTGTTTGGTAGACTCCTCGTTGGGATATATCACGAACGGGTGGATTACCCGGGCTATGAGTTTGAGGAAAAGGTAAAGAGGAATGGAGATAACGGTAAGAAGCGACCATTCGGATTATCTACCCAGCCGGAAGAAGATAGAGCATCTAATCGGTAGGGTGCTCAAGAAGCTTGGGGTAGAGGCGGATGAGGTAAGCATTTTATTCACTACCGATCCCGAGATCGAGGGCTACAATAGGAGGTTTCTGAAAAGGGAAGGACCGACCGATGTCCTCTCCTTTCCCCTCGAGGGAAAGACGATGGAGGGGAAGAGGAATCTGGGTGATATAATAATCTCGGTGGACACCGCTTTCAGACAGGCAAAGGAGCTTAACCATAGTTTTGAAGAGGAGATAAAGCTTCTTATCATCCATGGGCTTCTTCATCTTTTGGGATACGATCACGAGAAGGACGAGGGGGAGATGAGGAAGCTGGAGGAGGAGCTTCTCTCCGAACTTTCAGGAGGTGAGGGTTAGATTGGGCGAAGAACTACCTGCATTACTTTTCCTCTCATTTCTTTTCCTCTTGTTTCTCCTCTTTTCGATGGTTGAACGGGCATATCTTCTCCTCAACCGGTTTACCCTGAGGCGGGTTGCCGGTAAGGCGAGAAGGAGGCTTTCCGCAATAGAGCATCTATTCTCCTTCCCTTTTCAGCTCTCCGCTACTCTCACCCTGGCTCGCCAATTGCTCATCGCCTCTTTAGCCATCTATGCTACCCTGATTTCGGTACGGTTATTCTCTGGTGGCTTCCCTTTGTTTCTTTCGCTCCTTTTTATCCTTCTCTTTGTTTTTCTCACGGGTCAGCTTCTTCCCCGGATGTTGGTCGGTGCTGAGCCGGAGCGGGTCTTCTTTCTTCTTTTTCCCCTTTTTCTTCCCGCCTTTTATCTCCTTTATCCTCTCTCTTTTCCCTTGGCTAAGGTGGCTAAGGCGGTTGACGAGAGGAGGAGAAAGAGGTTCGAAGAGGAAGGGGAGACCATCTCCGAGGAGCAGTTTCGAGCCTTTCTCGCCGTTGGCGAAAGGGAAGGGCTCATCGAGGAGGACGAAGGGGAGATGATCCAGAGCGTGGTCGATTTCGGGGATAAGATCGCTCGGGAGGTGATGACCCCGCGGATAGATATGGTTTGCATCAAGGCGGATGCCACCTTGGCTGAGTTCAAGGAGCTCATCACCGAGACCAAGTTCTCCCGAATTCCGGTCTACCGGGAGCGGATAGACGAGATCGAAGGGGTGGCTTATAGCAAAGACCTCCTCGATTGGCTGGATAAGGACTTGACTAAGACCCTCGTCTCGGAGATAATGCATCCCGCCTATTTCGTTCCCGAGACGAAGAAGCTCGATGATCTCCTCCGCGAGCTTCAGAAGAGGAGGATCCAGCTCGCCATCGTGGTCGATGAGTACGGGGGCACCTCGGGTTTGATAACCATTGAGGATATCCTGGAGGAGCTGGTGGGCGAGATACGGGATGAGCACGAGGAGGAGGAGGAGGGGATCATCGAGGAGAAGGATGGAAGCATCGTCCTTTCGGGAAAGCAGGATGTGGAGGAGCTGGGGGAGTATCTTGGGGTGAAGCTTGATGAGGGGGATTATGAGACGGTGGGAGGACTTGTGTTCGATGTCTTGGGGAAGGTGCCGAAAAGGGGCGAGAGTTTCACCTATAAAGGGCTTCAGTTTGAGATACTTGAGGTCGATGAAAGGAGGGTGCGAAGATTACGGATAAGAAGACTCCCTTCAAATCAGGATATGTCGCCTTAGTGGGCAAGACCAATGTAGGCAAGTCCACCCTGCTCAACCGATTGGTAGGGCACAAGGTGGCGATAACTGCGAAAAAGCCCCAGACCACCCGGAGCCGAATACTCGGGGTGCGCACCTTCGAGGATAGGGGGCAGATCATCTTCCTCGATACCCCTGGGGTGCACCGTCCAGAGTCCACGATGGGACGGATAATGGTAAACATCGCCTACTCCACCTTGATGGAGGTGGACCTCATCCTGATGATGGTAGAGGCGACGAGGGAATTTTCTCCCGAGGACGAGGCGCTCCTCAATCGGGTGAAGGAAGCGGGCACCACCTCGTTTCTCCTCATCAACAAGGTGGACGCGGTAAAGAGGGAGCAGGTCCTTCCGCTGATCGATTTTTACAGCAAGCTCCACTCCTTTGCCGAGATCATCCCCTTATCCGCCCTCACCGGAGATAATGTAGATCTCCTCATCGAGAAGATATTGGAGTACCTCCCCGAGGGACCGAAGTATTTTCCCGACGATGAGATCACCGACCAGCCGGAACGGCAGATAATGGCGGAGATAATAAGGGAGAAGGTGATAATGCTCACCCGACAGGAGCTCCCCTACCAGACCGCTGTTTCGGTCGATATGTTCAAAGAGGAGGAGGGGCTCATCCACATCGAGGCGACGATCTATGTGGAGCGGGAGTCGCAAAAGGGGATAGTGATCGGGAAGAGAGGGGAGATGCTCAAGAAGATCGGGACCCTCGCCCGGGAGGAGATGGAGTTCCTTCTCGGCACCAAGGTTTATCTTGGGCTCTGGGTGAAGGTTAAGCCCCGCTGGCGGGAGGATCTCCGCTTCCTCAAGAATTTGGGGATAAATTAGCCCTTTCTATGTGGCGGGTTTGATCCAGACAACCGGATGGATGAATTTTATCTCCTTCCTTTTCAAACTTATCGGGGGGTATTTCGGGTTGATGGAATAGAGTATCACCCGGTCTCCGGCGAAGGTCACCTTTTTTAGGTAGACCTCATCGCTTACCGTTCGCACCACTGCTATCGAGTTATTCCCCGCCTCCTTTTCCGGTGAGACGATGACGATATCGTTCTCATCGAGCTTGGGGGACATAGAATCGCCCTTCACCTTGAGGGCGTAGGCTGAGGGGTCGGTGACATCATGGGGCCGGGGGAGATATTCATCGGAGGCACCAGGGGGGTAGTCCTGATCGGTGTAGGGACGCCCGAGGCCAGCATCGGCATAGGAGATTATCGGTATCGGGGGAAGTGGTGAGGGGGGGATCCTCCCCAATTCCTCTTCTTCTTTTTCCTTGGTCAGGGTTTCGACGAGGACCACCCTCTTTTCCAGGGAAGGGTCGTATGGAGGGAGGATCTTCAGCATCTTTCTTAACCCCCGATCGAGTGCTTCCGCCTTGCAGATATCAAGCCCCCTCTCCCTGAGGAAGGAGAGCATCGTCTTTATCTCCTCTTCCCTCAGGTGGGGGTCAGCGCGGAGCCTCTTTTCTTCCTGAGCGAGGTCGATCCTCTCCCGTTCCACGATCTCCACCTCGTTTATGAGATGACAGCTCACCGCGATCGTCTCTCCCCGCGACTCATCGGTGAACCGGAAGCGGATGTCCCTTCTTTTTGCTTCGGCGAGTAGTTTTTTGTCCACCTCGAGGAGGAAGGGGAGGTCGCCGATCCATACCAGTCGATCCCCTGGTTTGAAGCGGAAGAAGGGGCGGGGTTCGTAGTAGGGTTTGAGGTCGGCTGGGGCTTTATCCCTTTTGGCGATGAGGGCGAGCTCTCCTGGGTCGAGCCCGAGCCCGCGGGCGAGCTTGAGGATGATGGCGTCGTCCGGGATCCTGAGTCCCCTTATTATCTTTGAGATGTAGTCGGCGGATACGCCGGTGAGTTTTTCTGCCTCGGCATAGGTTTCGATGCCCAGTTCTTTGAGTTTTCGTTTGAGGTAGTTGGCGAACTCGTTTGGCATAGTGTAGCTCCTTTAGGGGAGGATAATACATACTGTCTGTATTGTCAAGTATTATTTTACGGGGGATGGATTTTTCCCTTGACTTTAAGACAGACAGTCTGTATGATAATACCGGGAGGAAGAGAAAAATGAGGTTCGACCACCATAAACTAAAAATGCTAAGGCTCTCCCGAGGCTACTCCTTGGGTCAGTTCGCCCGCCTGCTGGCGGTGAGAACGGGCCTCCGGGTGAGCAGAAGCGCAGTGAGCCTCTGGGAGCGGGGCAAGGCAACCCCGTCTTTGAGCTCACTCATCGCCATCAGTGCCTTTTACGGTCTTGAACCCGGTTATTTTTTTACCAAATCTGAAGACAGACAGTCTGTATTATGAGGAACGGAATAAACTCGCTCTCGCAGGAGGAAATAACCCTCTACCTCACCTGCCCCCGTGCCTTCTACCTCGCTCATATCAGAGGGGTCACCCGGGAGTTCATCCCTGCCCAGGCGATCGCCGGCTCTGCAGTAAAGGAGGTCATAAGGCTCATAAATATGAACGAGGAGACGAAAAAAGCGCTTCCTTATCTTTTTGCCACCATCTACGAGAGGATGAGATGGGGATACGAGCTCCAGGGAATAAGGGTGATTGCGGATGGTGCCTTCTCCCTCTCTCCCTATGTCACTATGATCGAAGGCTACCTGAGAAAGCGGGAAAAGGATGGGGGGCGGACCATCCTTTTCCGGGTTCCCTTCCGCTTCGAGATCGCTCCCTTTTCCTCTCGCTATTCCTTCTTCGGGGTGCTTGATGAGCTAAGGGAGGAGAAGGACGGAAGAATGATCCTTTTCTCCCTCACCACCGCCAGAGGGAAAGGTGGCTATCAGCTTGAGCTCTTCCGTTCCTCCTCCCTCGGGATGTCCGCCTATGCCCTCCGCTACGGGGAGCTCTTCATCTCCGGGAGGTGGTGCTCCCTTTCCTTGGTTCCTGATGCCTTAGGGGTTTATTTCCTCCGGGATCACCTTCCCTACAGCCGGGGAGGAAGGAAGCAGGTAGAGGGGAGGCTCATCCGATACCGGGCAGGGGAGGAGCGAGGTCCGGGGATCCATCTCCTTCCCTGGGACGAGGGGGATTTCGCCGGGCTATCGAGGGAGCTCGCCCGGATCTTCGCTGCGGTGAAGCGGGGGGAGTTCTTCCGTTCTCCCAACCTTTTCTGTGGAAGGTTCTGTGGCTATTCCCGCTACTGTCGGGAGGATTTCCTTTTCAAGGAGGCTTAGATGAACCCGGAGATCCCTGATTGGTGTTTCAAGGAGGTCCTTTATCCCGAGGAGGTGCTTTCCCGTCTCCCTGAGGAGCGAGGATTATGGTACGAATCGCCCGAAGAGCGGGAGGAGAGATGGCGTCGTGAGGAGTGGAAGGAAAGGGTTCTTCCTGAGGTGTTGCGGATCGCGAAGAGGAGACTCACTCCCTCGCAATATAGGGTGCTTTCCCTGTTTCTTTCCGGAAAGTCCCAACGGGAGATCAGCCTCATCTTAGGGCTCAGTCGGAATACGATCAGGGCTTACTGGTTGATTCTGTTAAGAAAGCTTAAAAAATATACCGCCCATCTTGCCTATTAATGGAGGGGGAAATAAATGGCTTCTTACTCCAGGAAGATAAGGGAGAGAGCAAGAAGGCTTTTTGAAAGCGGGATAACCGATGATGCAGAGATCGCCCGGATGGTTGGGGTGAGAAGGAAGGAGACGATCAGGAGGTGGCGGATCGCTGAGGATTGGGAGGGGAAGAAAGACCCTCATAAGAGGGATATCGAGGAGTACCTCGCCATCATCGACGAGGCGATCGGGGTATTGAAGGAGAGGATCCTCGAAGGAAGCATCAAGGGCAGCTTCTCCGATCTCGAGAAGCTGATCAGACTTCGTTCATTCCTGGTAGCGAGCGTCACCGAGGGAAGGGATGCCTTATCCAGAGATATAGGGGAGGATATCTCCGATGAAGAGCTCGATAAGGAGCTTAAAGCTACGGAAGCTCGAATTGCTGCGCTTGAAGGAGAAAAGGGCGAGGAAGGAACTTTCTGAGAAAAGGATCGATATCTTTGCCCGGCTCTACCTCGCCCATTATTTCACCTCCCCATCAGCATCCTTCCACCGGGAGTTGATGATGATCGTTCAAAACGCCAAAGGGGGAAAGAGAGTGGCTATCGCCGCCCCGAGAGGGCATGGAAAATCGACTATCCTGAGCCTCCTCTTCCCCCTTTGGACCGCCCTTTTTGGCAAGAGGCGGTTCATCGTGCTCGTCTCCGATACCAAGGACCAGGCAAACCTCAATCTGGCAGCCATCTCCTGCGAGCTTACCGAGAACCCAAGGATCAGAGCGGATTTCGGCGAGCTTATAGGGAGGAAATGGACCGGGGAGGAGATACTCCTCTCAAACGGGGTTCGGATAGTGGCTAAAGGCACTGGAAGCAAGCTCCGGGGCATTCGCAGTTTCGAGCATCGCCCCGACCTCATAATCTGCGACGATCTCGAGAACGACGAGCATGTGGAATCAAAGGAACAGCGGGAGAAGATATACCGCTGGTTCACCCGGGCGCTCATCAATACGATGGACCCGGAGGGGGATCTCATCGTCATCGGCACCATCATCCATCACGATTCCCTCCTCTCCCGGCTTCTCGTCAAGGAGGGGTGGGAGCGTCGGATATTCAAGGCGCTCAGTGATGATGGAGCCCCTCTCTGGCCCTCCCGCTGGAATAAGGAAAGGCTCCTCGAAAGGAAGAGGGAGATAGGAAGCTTCGCCTTTTCCTCGGAGTTTATGAACGAGCCCCTCCCTCCCGAGGCACGGGTCTTCCCCGAGGAGAAGATCCGCTATTACCGCCCTGAGGAGATCTCGAAAGCCTCGCTCGATATATATGGGGCAGTCGATCCCGCGATAAGCGGAAGGAAGGAGGCGGATTACTCGGCGATAGTGACCATCGGGGTCGATGGTTCTGGACGCATATTCGTTCTTTCTGCCGATATCGGGAGGTATTCCCCGAGCCAATTGGTGGAGCGGATCTTCCTCTCCTATCTCAGGTT
Protein-coding sequences here:
- the ybeY gene encoding rRNA maturation RNase YbeY — encoded protein: MEITVRSDHSDYLPSRKKIEHLIGRVLKKLGVEADEVSILFTTDPEIEGYNRRFLKREGPTDVLSFPLEGKTMEGKRNLGDIIISVDTAFRQAKELNHSFEEEIKLLIIHGLLHLLGYDHEKDEGEMRKLEEELLSELSGGEG
- a CDS encoding HlyC/CorC family transporter; amino-acid sequence: MGEELPALLFLSFLFLLFLLFSMVERAYLLLNRFTLRRVAGKARRRLSAIEHLFSFPFQLSATLTLARQLLIASLAIYATLISVRLFSGGFPLFLSLLFILLFVFLTGQLLPRMLVGAEPERVFFLLFPLFLPAFYLLYPLSFPLAKVAKAVDERRRKRFEEEGETISEEQFRAFLAVGEREGLIEEDEGEMIQSVVDFGDKIAREVMTPRIDMVCIKADATLAEFKELITETKFSRIPVYRERIDEIEGVAYSKDLLDWLDKDLTKTLVSEIMHPAYFVPETKKLDDLLRELQKRRIQLAIVVDEYGGTSGLITIEDILEELVGEIRDEHEEEEEGIIEEKDGSIVLSGKQDVEELGEYLGVKLDEGDYETVGGLVFDVLGKVPKRGESFTYKGLQFEILEVDERRVRRLRIRRLPSNQDMSP
- the era gene encoding GTPase Era, which codes for MTDKKTPFKSGYVALVGKTNVGKSTLLNRLVGHKVAITAKKPQTTRSRILGVRTFEDRGQIIFLDTPGVHRPESTMGRIMVNIAYSTLMEVDLILMMVEATREFSPEDEALLNRVKEAGTTSFLLINKVDAVKREQVLPLIDFYSKLHSFAEIIPLSALTGDNVDLLIEKILEYLPEGPKYFPDDEITDQPERQIMAEIIREKVIMLTRQELPYQTAVSVDMFKEEEGLIHIEATIYVERESQKGIVIGKRGEMLKKIGTLAREEMEFLLGTKVYLGLWVKVKPRWREDLRFLKNLGIN
- a CDS encoding helix-turn-helix domain-containing protein encodes the protein MPNEFANYLKRKLKELGIETYAEAEKLTGVSADYISKIIRGLRIPDDAIILKLARGLGLDPGELALIAKRDKAPADLKPYYEPRPFFRFKPGDRLVWIGDLPFLLEVDKKLLAEAKRRDIRFRFTDESRGETIAVSCHLINEVEIVERERIDLAQEEKRLRADPHLREEEIKTMLSFLRERGLDICKAEALDRGLRKMLKILPPYDPSLEKRVVLVETLTKEKEEEELGRIPPSPLPPIPIISYADAGLGRPYTDQDYPPGASDEYLPRPHDVTDPSAYALKVKGDSMSPKLDENDIVIVSPEKEAGNNSIAVVRTVSDEVYLKKVTFAGDRVILYSINPKYPPISLKRKEIKFIHPVVWIKPAT
- a CDS encoding helix-turn-helix transcriptional regulator — translated: MRFDHHKLKMLRLSRGYSLGQFARLLAVRTGLRVSRSAVSLWERGKATPSLSSLIAISAFYGLEPGYFFTKSEDRQSVL
- a CDS encoding PD-(D/E)XK nuclease family protein; this encodes MRNGINSLSQEEITLYLTCPRAFYLAHIRGVTREFIPAQAIAGSAVKEVIRLINMNEETKKALPYLFATIYERMRWGYELQGIRVIADGAFSLSPYVTMIEGYLRKREKDGGRTILFRVPFRFEIAPFSSRYSFFGVLDELREEKDGRMILFSLTTARGKGGYQLELFRSSSLGMSAYALRYGELFISGRWCSLSLVPDALGVYFLRDHLPYSRGGRKQVEGRLIRYRAGEERGPGIHLLPWDEGDFAGLSRELARIFAAVKRGEFFRSPNLFCGRFCGYSRYCREDFLFKEA
- a CDS encoding helix-turn-helix transcriptional regulator, which gives rise to MNPEIPDWCFKEVLYPEEVLSRLPEERGLWYESPEEREERWRREEWKERVLPEVLRIAKRRLTPSQYRVLSLFLSGKSQREISLILGLSRNTIRAYWLILLRKLKKYTAHLAY
- the terL gene encoding phage terminase large subunit, coding for MKSSIRSLKLRKLELLRLKEKRARKELSEKRIDIFARLYLAHYFTSPSASFHRELMMIVQNAKGGKRVAIAAPRGHGKSTILSLLFPLWTALFGKRRFIVLVSDTKDQANLNLAAISCELTENPRIRADFGELIGRKWTGEEILLSNGVRIVAKGTGSKLRGIRSFEHRPDLIICDDLENDEHVESKEQREKIYRWFTRALINTMDPEGDLIVIGTIIHHDSLLSRLLVKEGWERRIFKALSDDGAPLWPSRWNKERLLERKREIGSFAFSSEFMNEPLPPEARVFPEEKIRYYRPEEISKASLDIYGAVDPAISGRKEADYSAIVTIGVDGSGRIFVLSADIGRYSPSQLVERIFLSYLRFHHLVIGVEAISFQELLCRFIEDEGRRRRLFLPVKPIGVRGEKRRRILRLSPLIERGTILFRREDRLLIEQLIEFPASAHDDGPDALEMAVSLAREGRGFFEVISEPERPGEIQLW